One part of the Arabidopsis thaliana chromosome 4, partial sequence genome encodes these proteins:
- a CDS encoding Protein kinase superfamily protein (Protein kinase superfamily protein; FUNCTIONS IN: protein serine/threonine kinase activity, protein kinase activity, kinase activity, ATP binding; INVOLVED IN: protein amino acid phosphorylation; LOCATED IN: cellular_component unknown; EXPRESSED IN: 9 plant structures; EXPRESSED DURING: 4 anthesis, F mature embryo stage, petal differentiation and expansion stage, E expanded cotyledon stage, D bilateral stage; CONTAINS InterPro DOMAIN/s: Protein kinase, catalytic domain (InterPro:IPR000719), Serine/threonine-protein kinase-like domain (InterPro:IPR017442), Protein kinase-like domain (InterPro:IPR011009), Serine/threonine-protein kinase, active site (InterPro:IPR008271); BEST Arabidopsis thaliana protein match is: Protein kinase superfamily protein (TAIR:AT4G19110.1); Has 37123 Blast hits to 30477 proteins in 1124 species: Archae - 42; Bacteria - 1923; Metazoa - 14429; Fungi - 5359; Plants - 8078; Viruses - 40; Other Eukaryotes - 7252 (source: NCBI BLink).) produces the protein MSENSEPRQLENSTAGRELIPLSPTNSDGNDDLNYHLHAFELSRLLLSSGHPESVIDLSSKCTYFQGSPNLVKYLCSIPNSPISLAEDGFTVTLSPESPSAPASFACSLDLQENVVLEQFMDPRSLTLKHSRENAEQEELELMPLPKRSRNDGNDVNYSVIDSRPNDIRTVACGTMLGTILALESQASVFNLSASNRGIEAFVQDHQPGPQTSNASVDVNPTHRLEESKNDLPSPQEDGYYERPEIGDFQIADNQILIEEGDDKNKKDLFPKGEIQTDSVQSDPVASLMPTENELEPVQIVDDTEDLLVDDHTVDIVSTPDRELPLKPSATEANQDKSLVQKTLDQCKLPGNSKTYSCSPEIKHTRKSKVIQKRKQNFNTVRLKDQKDQAKHNTIPDFDSYTIVEEEGSGGYGIVYKATRKTDGTEFAIKCPHVGAQKYYVNNEIRMLERFGGKNCIIKHEGCLKNGDSDCIILEHLEHDRPDSLKREIDVYQLQWYGYCMFKALSSLHKQGVVHRDVKPGNFLFSRKTNKGYLIDFNLAMDLHQKYRRADKSKAASGLPTASKKHHTLVKSLDAVNRGTNKPSQKTLAPNSIKKAAGKTRARNDMTRWERLNSQGAEGSGLTSAKDVTSTRNNPSGEKRREPLPCHGRKALLDFLQETMSVPIPNHEVSSKAPTSMRKRVAALPGKAEKELLYLTPMPLCSNGRPEAGDVIEKKDGPCSGTKGFRAPEVCFRSLHQGPKIDVWSAGVTLLYLIMGRTPFTGDPEQNIKDIAQLRGSEELWEVAKLHNRESSFPKELYESRYLKGMELRKWCELNTKRREFLDVIPLSLLDLVDKCLTVNPRRRISAEDALKHDFFHPVHETLRNQMLLKQQPTVVADAVSQTLNYLQL, from the exons ATGTCAGAAAACTCGGAACCGCGTCAACTCGAGAATTCTACAGCCGGAAGAGAGCTCATTCCTCTTAGTCCCACCAATTCAGACGGCAACGACGACCTTAACTATCATCTGCATGCTTTTGAGTTATCTCGTCTCCTACTTTCTTCTGGTCATCCAGAATCTGTTATAGATCTTTCTTCAAAGTGTACATACTTCCAAGGTTCTCCTAATCTCGTCAAATATCTTTGCTCGATCCCTAATTCTCCTATTTCCCTTGCCGAAGATGGCTTCACTGTGACTCTCTCGCCTGAGTCTCCCTCCGCTCCGGCTAGTTTCGCCTGTAGTTTGGATTTGCAGGAAAATGTTGTGTTAGAACAGTTTATGGATCCGAGATCTCTCACGCTAAAGCATTCGAGAG AGAATGCGGAACAAGAGGAGCTAGAGCTCATGCCATTGCCCAAAAGAAGTCGAAATGATGGAAACGAT GTGAATTACTCTGTAATAGATAGCAGACCTAACGACATCAGAACTGTTGCCTGTGGAACTATGCTTGGGACTATTTTAGCTCTTGAATCCCAAGCTTCGGTTTTCAATTTAAGTGCATCTAACCGAGGAATAGAGGCTTTTGTTCAAGATCATCAGCCTGGTCCGCAGACATCCAATGCTTCAGTGGATGTCAATCCTACACATCGGTTAGAGGAAAGCAAGAACGATTTGCCATCTCCTCAGGAGGATGGATATTACGAGCGACCTGAAATTGGAGATTTCCAAATTGCTGACAACCAAATATTAATCGAAGAAGGTGatgataaaaataagaagGATCTCTTCCCTAAGGGAGAGATACAAACTGATTCTGTGCAGTCCGATCCCGTTGCCTCATTGATGCCAACAGAAAATGAGTTAGAACCAGTGCAGATTGTGGATGACACTGAAGATCTACTTGTAGATGATCACACTGTAGACATCGTTAGCACCCCTGACAGAGAGCTGCCGTTGAAGCCTTCTGCTACAGAAGCTAATCAAGATAAATCTTTGGTACAAAAAACTCTGGATCAATGCAAATTGCCGGGAAACAGCAAAACGTACAGCTGTTCCCCTGAGATAAAACACACCAGAAAAAGTAAAGTTATCCAGAAGAGGAAGCAGAATTTTAACACCGTTCGTCTTAAAGATCAGAAG GATCAGGCAAAGCATAACACAATTCCAGATTTTGATTCTTACACTATTGTAGAGGAAGAAGGTTCAG GTGGCTACGGGATTGTTTATAAGGCAACGAGGAAAACTGATGGAACAGAGTTTGCAATTAAAT GCCCTCATGTTGGCGCTCAGAAGTATTATGTGAATAATGAAATCAGAATGCTGGAGCGTTTTGG GGGGAAAAACTGTATAATAAAGCATGAAGGCTGTCTCAAGAATGGAGATTCTGATTGCATCATCCTTGAGCACCTTGAACATGACAGACCTGATTCAttgaagagagaaatagaTGTGTATCAGCTGCAGTGGTACGGCTACTGCATGTTCAAAGCTCTATCGAGTCTGCATAAGCAG GGTGTTGTTCATAGGGATGTTAAGCCAGGAAACTTCCTCTTCTCTAGGAAGACCAACAAAGGCTATCTCATTGATTTTAACCTTGCCATG GATTTGCACCAGAAGTACAGAAGAGCAG ATAAATCAAAAGCAGCTTCAGGTCTTCCTACCGCCAGCAAGAAACATCATACATTGGTTAAATCACTCGATGCGGTAAACCGAGGGACCAACAAACCTTCTCAGAAAACTTTAGCGCCTAATAGTATCAAGAAAGCAGCGGGAAAGACAAGAGCTCGGAATGACATGACCAGATGGGAGAGACTCAATAGCCAAGGGGCAGAAGGGTCTGGCTTAACTTCAGCTAAAGATGTGACCAGCACAAGGAACAACCCTTCAggtgaaaagagaagagagccTTTGCCATGTCATGGAAGAAAAGCGCTTTTAGATTTTCTGCAAGAGACAATGTCTGTTCCAATTCCAAACCATGAAGTATCATCCAAAGCTCCTACGTCTATGAGAAAACGGGTAGCTGCTCTTCCAGGGAAAGCTGAGAAGGAACTTCTTTATCTGACCCCAATGCCACTGTGCTCTAACGGTCGGCCTGAAGCAG GGGACGTAATTGAGAAGAAAGACGGTCCTTGCTCAGGAACCAAAGGCTTCCGAGCTCCAGAG GTTTGCTTCAGATCTTTGCACCAAGGACCTAAGATAGACGTGTGGTCTGCGGGAGTTACTTTGTTATACCTCATAATGGGAAGGACACCTTTCACTGGTGACCCTGAACA GAACATAAAGGACATTGCACAACTACGAGGCAGTGAAGAATTATGGGAAGTAGCCAAGCTGCACAACCGTGAATCCTCTTTCCCTAAG gAATTATACGAGTCAAGGTACTTGAAGGGGATGGAGTTGAGAAAATGGTGCGAACTCAACACAAAACGCAGAGAGTTTCTAGACGTAATTCCACTATCGCTTCTTGACCTCGTTGATAAATGTTTGACCGTTAACCCGAGGCGACGAATCAGCGCAGAGGATGCTCTCAAGCACGACTTCTTCCATCCAGTACATGAAACCCTTAGAAACCAAATGCTCCTTAAACAGCAGCCTACAGTGGTTGCTGACGCAGTAAGCCAAACTCTAAACTATTTACAATTGTAA
- a CDS encoding arabinogalactan-protein family (arabinogalactan-protein family; INVOLVED IN: biological_process unknown; LOCATED IN: endomembrane system; EXPRESSED IN: 22 plant structures; EXPRESSED DURING: 13 growth stages; Has 61554 Blast hits to 29210 proteins in 1485 species: Archae - 170; Bacteria - 11775; Metazoa - 21955; Fungi - 6238; Plants - 10828; Viruses - 2421; Other Eukaryotes - 8167 (source: NCBI BLink).): MASSFSSQAFFLLTLSMVLIPFSLAQAPMMAPSGSMSMPPMSSGGGSSVPPPVMSPMPMMTPPPMPMTPPPMPMTPPPMPMAPPPMPMASPPMMPMTPSTSPSPLTVPDMPSPPMPSGMESSPSPGPMPPAMAASPDSGAFNVRNNVVTLSCVVGVVAAHFLLV, encoded by the coding sequence ATGgcctcttctttctcttcacaaGCCTTCTTCTTGCTCACATTGTCTATGGTTTTAATTCCTTTCTCTTTAGCTCAAGCTCCCATGATGGCTCCTTCTGGCTCAATGTCCATGCCGCCTATGTCTAGCGGCGGTGGAAGCTCGGTTCCTCCTCCAGTGATGTCTCCGATGCCAATGATGACTCCACCACCTATGCCTATGACTCCACCACCCATGCCCATGACTCCACCACCTATGCCTATGGCTCCACCACCAATGCCCATGGCTTCACCACCAATGATGCCAATGACTCCATCTACAAGCCCAAGCCCATTAACAGTTCCGGATATGCCTTCGCCGCCGATGCCATCCGGAATGGAATCTTCACCTTCTCCAGGACCCATGCCACCGGCAATGGCGGCTTCGCCGGATTCAGGAGCTTTCAATGTTAGAAACAACGTCGTAACACTTTCATGCGTTGTTGGAGTTGTTGCAGCCCATTTTCTCCTCGTTTGA